In Oncorhynchus clarkii lewisi isolate Uvic-CL-2024 chromosome 24, UVic_Ocla_1.0, whole genome shotgun sequence, one DNA window encodes the following:
- the LOC139382435 gene encoding dipeptidyl peptidase 1-like, with product MKVSGVLLCVFLLWVEGSQADTPANCTYEDLLGTWVFQVSKGGQDKGINCSMMDTIDKSITVRLEKLSVAVDDLGNTGFFTLIYNQGFEVVLNDYKWFGFFKYSEQGSEVTSYCDQTLPGWVHDSLGNNWACFTAKRVVPTPPRSIDTHRYHPNDLFLQRSYKHNLDFIDSINVAQSSWKAMAYSEHETYTLQQLMHRAGGPASHIPRRVGPAPVTSTLAKMAAGLPERWDWRDVNGVNYLSPVRNQASCGSCYSFALMGMLEARVRLQTNNTETPIFSPQQVVSCSQYSQGCDGGFPYLIGKYVQDFGIVEESCYPYAGTDSPCDVPDGCLRHYTSDYSYVGGFYGGCSESAMMLELVKNGPMGVAFEVYPDFMHYKEGIYHHTGLHDSYNPFELTNHAVLLVGYGQCPVTGQKFWVVKNSWGTTWGEEGFFRVRRGSDECAIESIAVAAKPIPKL from the exons ATGAAGGTGAgcggtgtgttgttgtgtgtgttccTGCTCTGGGTGGAGGGCTCCCAGGCTGATACCCCGGCCAACTGCACATATGAAGACCTGTTGGGCACCTGGGTGTTCCAAGTATCGAAGGGGGGACAAGACAAAGGCATCAACTGCTCCATGATGG ACACCATTGATAAGTCGATAACGGTGCGCCTGGAGAAGCTGTCTGTGGCGGTGGACGACCTGGGGAACACGGGATTCTTCACCCTCATCTACAATCAGGGCTTTGAGGTTGTCCTCAACGACTACAAGTGGTTTGGCTTCTTCAAG tACTCTGAGCAGGGCTCTGAGGTGACCAGCTACTGTGACCAGACTCTGCCAGGCTGGGTCCATGATTCTCTGGGAAACAACTGGGCCTGTTTCACTGCCAAGAGGGTTGTCCCAACACCCCCTCGCTCCATAGACACACACCGCTACCATCCCAATGACCT gtTCCTCCAGAGGTCCTACAAACACAACCTGGACTTCATTGACTCCATCAACGTGGCTCAGAGCTCCTGGAAAGCCATGGCCTACAGCGAACATGAGACCTACACTCTGCAGCAGCTAATGCACAGAGCCGGGGGACCAGCTTCACACATCCCCAG ACGTGTTGGCCCCGCCCCTGTGACATCAACGCTAGCCAAGATGGCGGCCGGCCTCCCTGAGCGCTGGGACTGGAGAGATGTCAACGGAGTCAACTACCTCAGTCCTGTCCGCAACCAGG CTTCGTGTGGTAGCTGCTATTCCTTTGCCTTAATGGGAATGTTGGAGGCTCGTGTCCGGCTCCAAACCAACAACACCGAGACTCCCATCTTCAGCCCACAGCAGGTCGTGTCCTGCTCCCAGTACTCCCAAG GTTGTGACGGTGGTTTCCCCTACCTCATTGGGAAGTACGTCCAGGACTTTGGGATCGTGGAAGAGTCGTGTTATCCGTACGCTGGGACAGATTCCCCGTGTGACGTTCCCGATGGCTGTCTCCGCCACTACACTTCGGACTACAGCTACGTCGGAGGGTTCTACGGAGGCTGCAGCGAGTCTGCCATGATGCTGGAACTGGTCAAGAACGGACCCATGGGGGTGGCCTTTgag GTGTATCCTGACTTCATGCACTACAAGGAGGGTATCTACCACCACACGGGCCTCCATGACTCCTACAACCCGTTTGAGCTGACCAACCACGCGGTGCTGCTGGTGGGCTACGGCCAATGTCCCGTCACGGGTCAGAAGTTCTGGGTGGTGAAGAACAGCTGGGGGACGACGTGGGGCGAGGAGGGCTTCTTCAGGGTCAGACGGGGGTCTGACGAGTGTGCCATCGAGAGCATCGCTGTGGCAGCCAAGCCCATCCCTAAACTGTAG